The Triticum dicoccoides isolate Atlit2015 ecotype Zavitan chromosome 6A, WEW_v2.0, whole genome shotgun sequence genome has a window encoding:
- the LOC119316456 gene encoding cytosolic sulfotransferase 9-like — translation MAVGDALSNVNKLAEFMGCPFSGEEEAVGVVQAIVELCSFQSLKNMEVNKSGSQGPAAHESFFRKGVVGDWSNHMTLAMAERLDRIAEDALQGSGFSFAVAGSSS, via the coding sequence atggctgttggagatgctctgagcaACGTGAATAAGCTGGCGGAGTTCATGGGGTGTCCGTTCTCCGgtgaggaggaggcggtcggggtGGTGCAGGCTATCGTGGAGTTGTGCAGCTTCCAGAGCTTGAAGAACATGGAGGTGAACAAGAGTGGCAGCCAGGGTCCGGCGGCACACGAGTCCTTTTTCCGGAAGGGTGTGGTCGGGGACTGGAGCAACCACATGACACTGGCGATGGCGGAACGGCTGGACAGGATCGCCGAGGATGCACTGCAAGGCTCGGGGTTCAGCTTCGCCGTTGCGGGGTCGTCCTCGTGA